A single window of Onychomys torridus chromosome 8, mOncTor1.1, whole genome shotgun sequence DNA harbors:
- the Hmmr gene encoding hyaluronan mediated motility receptor, translating into MSFPKAPLKRFNDPSGCAPSPGAYDVKTSEVSKGPVSFQKSQRFKNQKESQQNLNVDKDTTLLASSKKAKTLVSKKEAQKNDKDLKRLEKEIRVLLQERGAQDKRIQDMEAELEKTEAKLSVAVREKTSLSASNASLEKRLIELTRANELLKSKFSEDGNQKNMRALSLELMKLRNKRETKMRSMLAKHEGMELKLQATQKDLEESQGKIVQLEGKLVSIEKEKTDEKSETEKLLEYIEEISCASDQVEKYKLDIAQLEKDLKEKDHKIVSLQRSLEETLTFSKQIEDLTVKCQQLETERDDLVNKDRERAESLSAEIQIVTEKLVLEKQEYEKLQQKELQIESLLQQEKELSVRLQQQLCSLQEDMASEKNVLREELKLALEELDAVQQKEDQSERLVKQLEEETRSTAEQLKRLDELLREKEVELEKSNAAHIHDTLTLQERYNDTVQDLRDITAQLESYKASTLKEIEDLKVEKLTLQEKVAMAEKGVEDVQHQLLTAESTNEEYARMLLDLQNRSTLKEAEIKEITSSSLKKITDLQNQLRQQDEDFKKQLEEEEARKAEKENAVTELTVESNKWRLLYEELYNKTKPFQQQLDAFEAEKQALLNEHGATQEQLNKIRDSYAELLGHQNLKQKIKHVVKLKDENSQLKSEVSKLRSQLVKRKQNELRLQGELNKALGIKHFDPSKAFQHECKENFVPQTPLKEGNTNCC; encoded by the exons ATGTCTTTTCCTAAGGCGCCCCTGAAAAGATTCAATGACCCCTCGG GTTGTGCTCCATCTCCAGGTGCTTATGATGTTAAAACTTCAGAAGTATCTAAAGGACCAGTGTCTTTTCAGAAATCACAaagatttaaaaaccaaaaag aatCTCAGCAAAATCTTAATGTTGACAAAGATACTACCTTGCTTGCTTCATCTAAAAAGGCAAAAACTTTGGTGTCAAAG AAGGAGGCTCAGAAGAATGATAAAGATTTGAAGAGATTAGAAAAAGAG ATTCGTGTGCTTTTGCAGGAGCGAGGTGCTCAAGACAAACGAATCCAGGATATGGAAGCTGAGTTGGAGAAGACAGAAGCAAAGCTAAGTGTAGCCGTCAGAGAGAAAACCTCTCTTTCTGCAAGTAATGCTTCACTGGAAAAAAGGCTTATTGAACTAACCAGAGCCAACGAGCTGCTAAAATCTAAG TTTTCTGAAGATGGCAACCAAAAGAATATGAGAGCTCTAAGCCTGGAGTTGATGAAacttagaaataaaagagaaacgaAGATGAGG AGTATGCTAGCTAAACATGAAGGCATGGAGCTGAAGCTGCAGGCCACACAGAAGGACCTTGAAGAATCTCAGGGGAAAATAGTCCAACTGGAGGGAAAACT agtttccatagagaaagaaaagactgatGAGAAATCTGAAACAGAAAAACTCCTAGAATACATTGAAGAAATCAG TTGTGCATCTGATCAAGTGGAAAAATACAAACTTGATATTGCCCAGTTAGAAAAAGATTTGAAAGAGAAGGACCACAAAATTGTAAGTCTTCAGCGATCTCTTGAGGAAACCCTCACATTTTCTAAGCAAATAGAAGACCTGACTGTTAAATGTCAGCAGCTTGAAACGGAAAGAG ACGACCTTGTCAACAAGGACAGAGAAAGGGCTGAAAGTCTCAGTGCTGAGATCCAGATTGTAACAGAGAAGCTTGTTCTGGAAAAACAAGAATATGAAAAGCTGCAACAAAAAGAATTGCAAATTGAGTCACTTCTGCAACAAGAGAAG GAACTGTCTGTTCGTCTCCAGCAGCAGCTCTGCTCTCTTCAAGAGGATATGGCTTCCGAGAAGAACGTCCTTAGAGAAGAGTTAAAgcttgccctggaggagctgGATGCGGTGCAGCAGAAAGAGGACCAGAGTGAAAGGCTGGTTAAACAGTTGGAAGAGGAGACAAGGTCAACCGCTGAGCAACTGAAACGGCTAGATGAACTGTTGAGAGA gAAAGAAGTTGAGCTGGAGAAAAGTAATGCTGCTCACATCCATGACACCTTGACTTTACAGGAGAGGTATAATGATACAGTGCAAGATCTTAGAGACATTACTGCTCAGTTGGAAAG ctATAAAGCATcaacacttaaagaaatagaagatcTTAAGGTGGAGAAATTGACTTTACAAGAAAAAGTAGCCATGGCTGAAAAAGGTGTAGAAGATGTTCAACACCAGCTATTGACAGCTGAGAGCACAAATGAAGAGTACGCCAG GATGCTTCTAGATCTGCAGAACAGATCAACATTGAAAGAAgcagaaattaaagaaatcacATCTTCGTCTCTTAAGAAAATAACTGATTTGCAAAATCAACTCAGACAACAGGATGAAGATTTTAAGAAGCAACtcgaagaggaagaagcaag aaaagcagagaaagaaaatgcagtgACAGAGTTAACTGTGGAAAGTAACAAATGGCGTCTCCTTTATGAAGAGCTATATAACAAGACTAAACCttttcag CAACAACTGGATGCATTTGAAGCAGAGAAGCAGGCATTGTTGAATGAACATGGTGCAACTCAGGAACAGCTAAATAAAATCAGAGATTCCTATGCAGAGCTACTGGGTCACCAGAATCTAAAGCAAAAAATCAAGCATGTTGTGAAATTGAAAGATGAAAATAGCCAACTCAAATCG GAGGTGTCAAAACTCCGATCTCAGCTtgttaaaaggaaacaaaatgagcTCAGACTTCAGGGAGaattgaataaagctctgggcatCAAACACTTCGACCCTTCCAAGGCTTTTCAGCATGAATGTAAAGAGAATTTTGTCCCCCAAACCCCATTAAAAgaag GCAACACAAACTGCTGCTGA